In a genomic window of Branchiostoma lanceolatum isolate klBraLanc5 chromosome 12, klBraLanc5.hap2, whole genome shotgun sequence:
- the LOC136446292 gene encoding FMRFamide-related peptides type HF-4-like translates to MRTLGLLAVGVILMTYSGIPVIWAQTVYPDSGEPDDRQQVTIRTRRAVDTDDISEVIGPNGLRWFISRDRQRMPRFGKRSVPSVRGYNPAEPTMRFGRTSPYQPNLRFGKKYDPARPALRFGKKFDPAQPTLRFGKSLDPNEPSLRFGRDIDDPAQETLRAQRSFDPSEPSLCFGKKYDPFEPTLRFGRQVDPSAPAYRFGRHNPAKPSLRFGRGATSDQVESSED, encoded by the exons ATgaggactttaggactcctagCCGTGGGCGTGATACTGATGACGTATTCCGGAATACCAGTCATTTGGGCCCAGACGGTGTATCCGGATTCCGGTGAGCCGGACGATCGGCAACAGGTGACAATCCGGACCCGGAGAGCGGTGGACACAGACGACATTTCTGAAGTGATAG GTCCAAACGGACTAAGATGGTTCATCAGCCGAGATCGCCAGAGAATGCCGAGGTTCGGGAAGCGGTCGGTCCCCTCAGTTCGCGGCTACAACCCAGCAGAGCCGACCATGCGTTTCGGCAGAACCAGCCCGTATCAGCCAAACCTACGCTTCGGGAAGAAGTATGACCCGGCCCGACCAGCTCTACGCTTCGGTAAGAAGTTCGACCCGGCCCAGCCTACGCTACGTTTCGGCAAAAGTCTCGACCCCAACGAGCCTTCTCTCCGCTTCGGGAGAGACATCGACGACCCGGCACAGGAGACCCTTCGGGCGCAAAGAAGCTTCGACCCGTCCGAGCCATCCCTTTGCTTCGGCAAGAAGTACGACCCCTTCGAACCTACTCTACGGTTTGGCAGGCAAGTGGACCCGTCTGCGCCTGCCTATCGCTTCGGAAGACACAACCCGGCCAAGCCGTCCTTGCGATTCGGGCGGGGGGCGACCTCAGATCAGGTCGAAAGTAGTGAGGATTAG
- the LOC136445771 gene encoding uncharacterized protein, translating to MYAGGGRQRFAPSHLLSPATPFGVTWQLHLPICTRFNQPSREGTIAAEARTTESGQLREREKKDTSEEVPDYRMTSVRIFSYVCLLVVIYACVEVTHAQEEEEVEAPEEGKYYKNLANYLRLLTRQRYGKRSSPDYGSRTLYRRPPPYPQDIVHTLDMDGDGKISPYELSRIL from the exons ATGTATGCCGGGGGAGGACGTCAGAGGTTCGCACCGTCACACCTCCTGTCGCCAGCCACGCCTTTCGGAGTGACGTGGCAGCTACACCTGCCTATATGTACCCGCTTCAACCAGCCAAGCAGAGAAGGAACCATCGCTGCTGAAGCAAGGACAACAGAGTCGGGGCAgctgagagaaagagagaagaaagatACTTCAGAAGAAG TTCCAGACTACAGAATGACGTCAGTCCGTATCTTCAGCTATGTATGCCTCCTAGTAGTAATCTACGCATGCGTGGAGGTAACGCATGcacaggaggaggaagaagtggAAGCGCCAGAAGAGGGAAAATACTACAAAAACCTGGCAAACTACCTTCGTCTGCTCACAAGGCAAAG GTATGGTAAACGGTCTTCTCCTGACTACGGCAGTAGGACCCTGtaccgccgcccccctccctacCCACAGGACATCGTGCATACTCTTGACATGGACG GAGACGGGAAAATCTCGCCGTACGAGTTGAGCAGAATCCTCTAG